DNA from Pelodiscus sinensis isolate JC-2024 chromosome 1, ASM4963464v1, whole genome shotgun sequence:
aacaCAGACACAATACCCAGAACTGTTTTACTACTTTAGAACATTTACTAAACTTTACTAACATAATGTGCATGTTAATATATATAccttatattgctatattattgCTATATTACTATATTACTAAACCTAATAAGAATAAGGCTTTCAATCCTAACACTAAGGCAGGAGCTCCCAGAGGGCAGATGATACAGCATCGGCTCAGCAGTGGGGTGGGAAGTGGGGGTCTATCCATGTTCTTGCACCCAGTGCAGCATGTCAGAGTAGctgccctgtgggcaggtggtgtgtggctgttttggatgcaaggagccctgtcccttaaggtatgtcgacactacagagttttgtcagaaaaacggccgtttttccaacaaactTGAGGCACATCCATACTGAAATcacgttcttccacaagaaaatcgaaagaacagaggggtttttccagcattggtaatcctcattctatgaggtagaagcctttttgtaaaagagctcttttgcaaaaaagtctgtgtggacagggaagaaggagttctttctcATGGTGGCCATATTAATCACAGCTTATATTCGAGACGGCGTCCATTCAGTCTCGATGCTCActgctgaccactgtcggcagacaggctactgggctaaatggacttttAGTCTGACtcaatacggccattcttatgttcttaagcagatcactttttcgatgtgcatttgcagtgtggacgctctctttcggaagaagttttttcggaagatctcttccaacaaaagcttcTTCGGAaagaggtttaataaagagaaatgcaaagtgctccacttaggaagaaacaatcagttccatgcatacaagatgggaagcgactgtctaggaaggatcatggcggaaagggatctaggggtcatagtggaccacaagttgaatatgagtcaacagtgtgatgctgttgcaaaaaaagcaaatatgattctaggttgtatcaacaggtgtgttgtaagcaaaactcgtgaagtcattctgccgctctactctgcactagttaggcctcagctggagtactgtgtccagttctgggcgccacatttcaagaaagatgtgcagaaattggaaagggtacagagaagagcgacaagaatgattaaaggtctagagaacatgagctatgaagccaggcttcatgaactgggcttgtttagtttggaaaaaagaagattaaggggggacatgagagcggttttccaatatctaaaagggtgtcacaaggaggaaggagaaaatttgttcctcttggtttctgaggacaggacaaggagtaatgggcttaaagtgcagcaggggaggtttagattgcacattaggaaaaaattcctaactgtcagggtggtcaaatattggaataaattgccaagggaggtggtggaatctccctctctggagatatttaagaacaggttagatagacatctgtcagggatggtgtagacggagcttggtcctgccttgagggcgggtggctggactcgatgacctcttgaggtcccttccagtcctattattctatgattctataagaagcctgttgtctagacatagcctcagggaacATGTCTGGGCTTTGAAGACCAGAGTGGCTCATGTggatgaggtctaaattagctgttaccactcagagGAGTGACTTTAGAATCACTGTCAAGAGTTGTCTGGAAACattcactcagggtgtgtctagactacatgcctccgtcaacggaggcatgtagattagccagatcggcagagggaaatgaagccacgattaaaataatcgcggcttcatttaaatttaaatggctgccccgatctgccgatcagctgtttgtcagcagatcggggcagtctggatgcgccacgttgacaaagaagcctttcttgatcggcacaggtaaacctggtttcacgaggcatacctgtgccgatcaagaaaggcttctttgtcaacgcggcgcgtccagactgccccgatctgccgacaaacagctgatcggcagagcggggcagccatttaaatttaaatgaagccgcgattattttaatcgtggcttcatttccctctgccgatctggctaatctacatgcctccgtcgacggaggcatgtagtttagacgtaccctcactgtgcagcagcagtgaaacaaGCGAGGACAATTTgggaaaatgattaagaaagggatcGGTAATAACACAAGGTTACCCCTATATAAATGCAGGATACGCCGCTCATCATGAATGCTGCTTGCCGATGTGGTCATCAGACTCAAAAAAAGACATgttggaactggaaaaggttcagaaaggcaTGACAACAGTTGTGGgctttggaacagctgccataagAGGAGAGATTCATAAGTCCgggatttttcatcttggaaaagaattGACTGAGCAGATCGAAGACCCAGATATACAAAATCAGGACTAATGTGAAGAAATTGAATAAGGAAGTGAAATTTACTCATTCCCATAAGACAAGGACTAGGGGTGGCCAAtgatattaataggcagcaggtttaaaataatcaaaaggaagtttttcttcacacaacgcaaaGGCAGCCTGTGGGATCCTTCGCCAGAAGCTGTTGCGAAGGCCAAAATtattacagggttcaaaaaagagctaggtacattcatggaggattggtcccTCCATGGCTATTTGCAAGGATTGTCAGGGATCGTGTCCTGGGCTTGTTGGCTAGTTGCTGGGACTTGGGCTATAGGGGAGGGACCACTTgctgattctctgttctgttcatcctctctggggcacctggccttggcgcGGTCAGtccacaggacactgggctagatggactgttggtctgaccagtacggccgttcttatgttctgagtgTGACTGTAACACACACGTGGAGCAGAGATTCTCTTGCAAACAGGCATGCCGGGAGCGTTCTCCTTGCTCACCCGGGAGCCGGTGCCAACCAAATCACCTTCGTTCTGTGGGAATGGAGATGTTCCGTAGCAGGAGAGTTTCTGAGTTTATGCTCCCGTCCCACAGGTCACACAAGGAATTTTTGGAAGGCGTACGCGGCTCTGACAGGAAACGCATTTTAGTTTTAGTTGAGAACCAATTTCTCACCGTTTTCCCTTTTTTTGGTAGTTTCTGGGATTTGAATAGAAGCTCCAAGGGATGGTGCATGATGCCAGCCGACAATCACACCTCTTATGCCCCTGTAACATACATCCTGACTGGCTTCCCGGGTACGGAGGATTCTCAAGTCTGGCTCGCCACCCCCTTCTGTCTGATGTACATTTCAGCCCTTTTGGGgaactctctcctcctcttcatcatAGCGACAGAACAaaacctccatgagcccatgtaccttttcctctccatgctggctgctgTTGATCTGCTGTTATCCACCACCACAGTGCCCAAGATGCTGGCCGTGTTCTGGTTCAGAGCAGGGGAAATTTCTTttgctgcctgcctcacccagatgctTTTCATCCACATCAGTTTTATTGCTGAGTCGGGcatcctgctggccatggcgttTGATCGGTACGTTGCCATCTGCAACCCCCTGAGATACACCACCCTGCTCACCAAGCCTGTGGTTGGGAAGATCGGGCTGGCGGTTCTCACAAGGAGTTTCTGTCTCATTTTCCCTGTCGTCTTTCTCGTGATGCGGCTGAAGTTCTGCGGAACCAACGTCCTGCCTCACACCTATTGCGAGTACATGACCATATCCCGGCTGGCCTGTGACGACATCACAGCCAACTTATGGTATGGGGTCGCCATGGCTATTTTAGCAATTGGCTTGGACGCTGTGCTCATTGCTGTGTCTTACGTGCTGATCCTCAGGGCCGTTTTCCGGCTCCCGTCCAAGGGAGCCCAGCTCAAGGCCCTGCGCACCTGCGGCTCCCACGTCTGTGTCATCCTGATGTTCTACATGCCATCTTTTTTGTCCTCTTTTGCCCACCGGATAAAGCACATCATCCCCGGTTACATTGTCAACCTGGTAGCCAACCTTTATGTGTTCATTCCCCCCATGTTAAACCCCATCATTTATGGGGTGACAATGAAAGAGATCCCCAAGCAGGTGATGAAGGTGTTTTATAGATGCTGCAGCAGAGGCTTCCTGCTGAAGTAAAGCAAGCAACAGAAACGCCTTGGGACTTGGAAATTAAAGCCAGATTTTCATCTGAAATGTAGTGGTGCTGTAACTATGGGGAACAGATATGGCTACGAGAACACTgcactcttccacaaaaggcagCGGGATACAGTGTGATGGATTGGAGGGGTGctgccttttctgaacatcccagcccTCAGGAACTAAAGGGTTACACTCCGGTAGCTAGGATATGCTAGCAagcagccaggagagccaatgagaagaaagtgttgagatttTAATTGAAAGGAAACCCGCTTGCtattttctttgtgtgagtttaagccaggagctggaggaggaagatgaattgaaccaagcaggactaccatgcctgcaaagcatAGTGGGCATGGGAACGGACTGGACCGTGAAGTGTGGATATGTGAGTACATAGGGAATGTCTATTTAGATGTGATCAGATTATATGCTTTGTTTTGTTGCTTGGTTAAACTCTTCTGTGCTGCGTTCATGTGACCCCTCGCCTCATTATAACTTtaaagctgaatcccagggatacaattctctgtgttttaatctgttctttcctcAGTTGCTTTATAACAGCTAGCAACCTAGTGTGCTTTGTCAAGTAGatcctttgttttgttaataaaatcacctttttaaggctgTGGCTTGGTTCTTATGTCCTGGAAGATAATAGGAGGTCTACGTATGCATGGCTAAAACTGAGAGGTCAGACCCTCATTCCAGGCCTATGGCTTGCATCTTCCAGACATTTCATTTGTCTGCCCAACAATACCATTTGCATGGATGAGCCCAGCTTACCCAGGCTGATTTAACTCTGTTCCCTACACAGGTGTCTTCAAAGGTGGGAAATGCTGGGAGAAAGGTCCTGGGATGCTGTTATTGTGTTCATTTGCACATGCTCTCTGGTGTCCCAGCCATGGGAGACACAGAACAGAACTGTGGTGTGCAATCGCTCTGTACTgccacatctaggaaaatctgagccctattattattactagcacttgttctccagtctatatctggaaagctgaaatctcccatgattatgcagtttccatgagcatttatttcattaaaaacattaacgAGGTCTCTATCCAGATCCacattggatcctggtggtctataacacaccccaagcactatcccaggggaggatctgatagttttcttccccaatgtgatttttgcccaaacggactctgtcttctccattctatcactttttatttctttacaatctacctcatctttgatatacaatgtgactccaccacctttacccttatttctgtttttcctaaacagcacatacccctcaatacctgtactccagtcatgcctagtattccaccatgtttctgttattcctatatcTGCTTTCACTTCCTGGACTAATCGCtgtagttcctccattttgttacctaagcTCCTCACagtggtgtacaaacatcttcaTTTTTGCTGTTttgcctcactcacattctttacccaatttggcacagacgttgtacctccaatatgacctattagactagtatccaccccacccttcctcatgttcattctcctacccccagctatatcctttcttacttcgttttcctccctctcagttttaaaatctggcatagagattacctggacatctcccaactgtctcccccaaattcctagtttaaagctctcttcatcagttgagccagcctccatcctagaagtctatttccctccctacttaggtgaagtccatcccgagagaacagtcctctgtccataaatgcctcccagtgaccatatatcccaaagccctccttatagcaccactgcctaagccatcttacttgcccttctctaggaacaggcagaatcccactaaagatcacctgtcctcaatttccttgagcatcctccccagcctagcatagtctcccttaattcgttccagcaaGAATCTAGCcttatcatttgttcctacatgaaggatgatcaatggattccttcctgctcttcaacctcagttccacatcccgtatcttagcacctggcagccagcacacccttctattctctggatcaggtctggttacaggcctatctattcttctcaataaagaGTCCCCAATcatgtagacctgccttttcctggtgacagtgcgattctctgggctatctcttgcttcctctttctgcaagtccttgccattcctattttcccttgtaatcctctttaacccatcctgtatcctcctaatgctcattattggtgttgtcttcattaactcttcccctttgTCTATGGGACCAGGCACTCTCCTCatcttcctcacccttccatcttcattatctacctgctgtaccccttcttcattcttcagctccacatacctgttcttgagctctatttttccttcactgacccatttttaactctgcctggttctcttagtcacatgcttccactgtccattttcttcgcccagcagtcccccctctgaggcccttgattctgcttccatctgcatatctaaccTTTCCCCTTCAggcacgtcatgcctttgctccatcatctgctcaaacccccttctaaactcgaccagaatttccacctgcatctccagtcctcggatcttttcttccatcagctctatcaggtggcacttcatgcaaacaaaactcctttcaggtaccccctccagaatcatgtaccaGAATCATGGCAGCTACCACTTCCAATCACCCTGCTTGTGTTCTccactacttgggccatggccactaatgcctctgtgttttatctactttctcaccaaaatcctattagtccggtgaacacaaaaacagaccgaaacaccctctccacagcaaaaacaaaccccagacaagtcccaatatccaaactcccactcaaactcccctgtttacagctctgtttgctggctcctgtgccgctgctgCTGTCTGCTCGTTAGCATGttcataggctgagctgctttgcccatagttcaaccacatatacATGCTTCTAACGTCACATaccgacattatacaatcacatgaatagcatagatGGAATCAGAAGGAAAtaggcttctatttgacacctcacatggccccctttgtgccacttttggggccaacacccctaCCCACCCGTGGGTGCAGCGGTGATCTGGCtgttcccctcaaaatccagtaacatgacagaaGGGCAGAGAGGAGTGAGCTGGAGACGGGGTGACGaggcggtgcggggggggggggggcggttgggaAAAGGGATGGGTTGGGAGTGGAGGTccaggagaaggagctagggaggctctcagggaaggagagcagcagaTCAGGGCCCAGGGAGAAGGATGGCTAACCAAGCAGGGTGAGAACGCACTCCTGGAATGGCCGTCTCCACCACACACTGTGCCCTGGAGATTAACTTCATCAGTCCCATAATCCCATTGTCAATGTCCATCTTTTCTTGTTTCACTATCACCTGGAAATTAATCCCAAGCTTCTTGCTCGTTTCGGGCACATTTTCTGGAAGAGGTGTGTGGTGCAGCGAGTGTGTCAGGTCTCAGATGGTAGctgctgtcagaaaacagggaACTCTTTGCTGGGGTCTCTGCATCGCAACAACCTGACTAAATAACACACAACAGGAGACAGGCtcaggcacagccagggaggggaaagggttaaTTCTCGGCTGCTGCTTTCCTCCTGAGTCAGTCTTAGAGTCCAGAtctctggggctccctgctggctgtggGGCTAACGGGCCTGTTCGGAGGGAACCTCCTTTGGGATCCCCTCTGGCCCGTCACACCAGGAAGGTttgctggggtctctggttctGTCCCCATAGTCCAGTCTTAGCTGCCCCTCCAGTTCTCACTGATTTTCTCTCTTGCTTTTAACTCCTAGAAGTGGAATGAGAAGCTCCAAGGGACGGTGCAGGATTCCAGCCAACAATCACAGTGTTTTTAGCTCTGTCACCTTCATCCTGAGCGGCATCCCTAGCACAGAGGGGTCTCCTGTCTGGATCACCATCCCCTTCCGTCTCATGTACTTTGCAGCTCTTCTTGGGAACTCTCTCCTCCTGTATATCATACTAAGGGAGcgaagcctccatgagcccatgtaccttttcctctccatgctggccACAGCTGATCTGCTGTTATCCACCACCACAGTGcccaagatcatagaatcatagaatcataggactggaagggacctcgagaggtcatcaagtccagccccccgccctcaaggcaggatcaagctctgtctacaccatccctgacagatgtctatctaacctgttcttaaatatctccagagagggagattccaccacctcccttggcaatttattccaatatttgaccaccctgacagttaggaattttttcctaatgtgcaatctaaacctcccctgctgcactttaagcccattactccttgtcctgtcctcagaaaccaagaggaacaaattttctctttcctccttgtgacacccttttagatatttgaaaaccgctatcatgtccccccttaatcttcttttttccaaactaaacaagcccagttcatgaagcctggcttcataggtcatgttctctaaacctttaatcattcttgtcgctcttctctgtaccctttccaatttctccacatctttcttgaaatgtggcgcccagaactggacacagtactccagctgaggcctaactagtgcagaatagagcggcagaatgacttcacgagttttgcttacaacacacctgttgatacaacctagaatcatatttgctttttttgcaacagcatcacactgttgactcatattcaacttgtggtccactatgacccctagatccctttccgccatgctccttcctagacaggaaCTATTCTGGATCTATAGATGCTGGATCTATTCTGGTTTGGAATGGAGAAAATCTCTTttgctgcctgcctcacccagatgttcttcgtCTATGTCAGTGTTATTGCCAAGTCGGGCTTCTTGCTGGTCAAGGTGTGTGATCGGTACGTTGCCATCTGCAACCCTCTGAGATACACCACCCTGCTCACCAAGCCTGTGATCGGGAAGATCGGGCTGGCGGTTCTCACAAGGAGTTTCTGTCTCATTTTCCCCGTCGTCTTTCTCGTGATGCGGCTGAATTTCTGCGGAACCAGCCTCCTGCCTCACACCTATTGCGAGCACATGGCCATATCCCGGCTGGCCTGTGACAACATCGCAGTCAACCTCTGGTACGGCGTCGCCATGGCTATTTTAGCAGTTGGCTTGGACACTGTGCTCATTGCTGTGTCTTACGTGCTGATCCTCAGGGCTGTCTTCCCGCTCCCGACTAAGAGCACTTGGCTCAAGGCACCTGCAACTCCCACATCGGTGTCATCCTGATGTGTTACATGCCAGTTTTTTCTCATATTTTGCATACCGATTTGAGCGCATCATCCCAGGTTATATTCTCAATCTACTCACCTACCTCTACGTGCTCCTTCCCCCCATGTTAAACTCCGTCATTCATGGGGTGGCCACAAAAGAGATCCTGAAACGTGTAATCGAGATGTTTTGTTGGTGCTCGAACAGAAGCCTGGTGCTGAGCTAACGGAGGCAGTGGGAGATGTCTTGGGGCTTGTAAATTAAGGTCAGGTGTTCATTGCAACGGTTTGGATTTTCACTGTGTGAGCATGAAAGTTTGTCGCACCCGCCAATGGAAGTTGGTCCCAGAAAAGGTATTTCTTCAGCCccattgtgcagcttatttcatgGCCCTGACGTGCCTAGAATGACACGGCTCACTTCCACAAAAGGCAGCCACACCTAGAAAGTCTTCTTCTAAGACAGcaatgggcaatcatttttgtcgaggggccactccaagattttggaaagtagtcagGGGCCGTATatttctatggaggaggtgcggggcctaggatggagggtgggtgcagaaaggtgcacagggtaagggattgaggtgcaggagatggtgtgaggccTGAGAGGACATTTAGGCAAAGGGGAGGGTTGTATCTGGGTCAGGGAATAGGGGTGTAGGGTCAAGGAGGGggcatgagtgcaggagaggattctgacctgggagaggggcactagGAGGGTGTGCAAGTCTGGAAgagagctgtgacctgggagaaggggaaaatggGGTGCAGATTACAGAAGGtgtgggtggtgacttggggcaggggaatggggtgcagggtctgggagggagtgtgggtgcaggagaggactctggcctgagGAAGGGCtataggaaggggtgcagggtctgggagggagtgtgggtgcaggagaggactctggcctgagGAAGGGCTATAGgaaagggtgcagggtctgggagggagtgtgggtgcaggagaggactctggcctgagGAAGGGCTATAGGAAAGGgtacagggtttgggagggagtgtgggtgcaggagaggactctggcctgagGAAGGGCtataggaaggggtgcagggtctgggagggagtgtgggtgcaggagaggactctggcctgagGAAGGGCTATAGGaaagggtacagggtctgggagggagtgtgggtgcaggagaggactctggcctgagGAAGGGCtataggaaggggtgcagggtctgggagggagtgtgggtgcaggagaggactctggcctgagGAAGGGCtataggaaggggtgcagggtctgggagggagtgtgggtgcaggagaggactctggcctgagGAAGGGCTATAGGaaagggtacagggtctgggagggactgtgggtgcaggagaggactctggcctgagGAAGGGCTATAGgaaggggtgcaaggtctgggagggagctgtgacttggggctggagaatgcagagggtttggaaggtgacctgcaggagggagttggggtgcaggaggggcaggggtgccagaggctggctctggctggcagGTGCTTCCTAAGCATCTCCcaaccagcagccctgcagcacccccaaagcaggctgggctccctgcctgctgcagccccagaccactgAAAACTACAGGCGtctccctccacatggctctcagctccgggaggggggagagacttGCACtggccccatcccccaggccaatctctcagctcctattggctgcttgtttccagccaataggagctcagAGGCTGGCTGGCGTCAATTgctattggccagttgtttctggaTTCACTGAACTCAGAGATTCATTGAGTTTAAGGCCAGATGGGACCCCGGTTTGAGCTGAATGACACAGGCCCTGCAATGTCTCCCCTGTGCTGAGCCCAGTCCCTGTGTGTGGCCAAAGCACCTGCCACCGAGCTGTGGAAACTCCTAAATCCTTCAGTGCCTGGccgggctcagccccctgctccgTAGCCCTGGCCTGTGGCTCTTGGACACTGCCAGTGGCTGCCTTAGGGCTCCTGTCACAGGGCTGGGCccggctgagccaggctgctctcGCTCTCTGCCCCACACAGGTAGCTCCCTGGGGGATAATGGGATTGGGGAGCGGCCAGGGGTGCCATGGCCTgtgatggcaggggaggggctcaCGGGCCCCCCCGACCGTGGGAGAGGGGCTGTAGCAGCAGCTGTGAGGAGGCTCCGTTTGCACCTgtgctaatcatagaatcatagaattataggactggaagggacctcgagaggtcatcgagtccagccccccgccctcaaggcaggaccaagctccgtctacaccatccctgacagatgtctatctaacctgttcttaaatatctccagagagggagattccaccacctcccttggcaatttattccaatatttgaccaccctgacagttaggaattttttcctaatgtccaatctaaacctcccctgctgcactttaagcccattactccttgtcctgtcctcagaaaccaagaggaacaaattttctccttcctccttgtgacacccttttagatatttgaaagccgctatcatgtccccccttaatcttcttttttccaaactaaacaagcccagttcatgaagcctggcttcataggtcatgttctctagacctt
Protein-coding regions in this window:
- the LOC102444000 gene encoding olfactory receptor 52B2-like — its product is MMPADNHTSYAPVTYILTGFPGTEDSQVWLATPFCLMYISALLGNSLLLFIIATEQNLHEPMYLFLSMLAAVDLLLSTTTVPKMLAVFWFRAGEISFAACLTQMLFIHISFIAESGILLAMAFDRYVAICNPLRYTTLLTKPVVGKIGLAVLTRSFCLIFPVVFLVMRLKFCGTNVLPHTYCEYMTISRLACDDITANLWYGVAMAILAIGLDAVLIAVSYVLILRAVFRLPSKGAQLKALRTCGSHVCVILMFYMPSFLSSFAHRIKHIIPGYIVNLVANLYVFIPPMLNPIIYGVTMKEIPKQVMKVFYRCCSRGFLLK